Proteins from one Puniceicoccus vermicola genomic window:
- the rpsR gene encoding 30S ribosomal protein S18 gives MSENEGTESNAKNPTDLTFRDTEELTRFVTDTGKILPRKYTGLTSKQQRHISRVIKQSRSMLLMK, from the coding sequence ATGTCTGAAAACGAAGGCACAGAATCTAACGCCAAGAATCCTACCGATCTCACTTTTCGCGATACCGAGGAACTCACCCGCTTTGTCACCGACACGGGCAAGATCCTTCCGCGTAAGTACACCGGTTTGACTTCCAAACAGCAGCGCCACATCTCTCGGGTCATTAAACAGTCCCGGTCGATGCTGCTGATGAAGTAA
- a CDS encoding ATP-dependent helicase, translated as MDFFEAAEGPEPQFTSGINFEEELNEEQYAAVTAPFGPSLVLAGAGSGKTRTLTYRVAWLLDQGVDPSAILLLTFTNKAAREMLDRVADLTGVSSKLFWGGTFHHIGQRLLRRFGGPVGVNPGFNILDQSDSESLLSDVIRRVDPKFLKDKNNPKPKVIANLISYARNTLEDVGVMARERYPYPANLGPDIGRFAAAYEKEKRKQDVADYDDLLELWLKLLKTDPSFLHYCTQKFDQVLVDEYQDTNRLQAAIVDTIGSHHRVMAVGDDSQCIYTWRGAELNNIMTFPDRHPGGNIFKIETNYRSTPQILSFANSVLDGHTGGGFRKELRAVRPDGNKPILVSTVDTTQQAEFVIRTISQMVDNGRSYGDIVILYRAHFQAMDLQMELSRTGIPFQITSGVRFFEQAHVKDIVAQIRFVANPRDITAFLRFAGLLPKVGPRTAEKLYAFIVDFAEKNQQNFFDVLGAKAVVAKVPAPARDDWESLATTLRDCYHAAHDESPDEVVRLAVEGWYGTYLRTLYPNWKSREEDLTGVVGFASRFEELSELLAQLILLNSEASDRSIEPGEETIRLTTIHQSKGLEFPVVFILGLADGMFPLNRAVEEGNLDEETRLFYVSVTRAQDELFLSYPMVQSQGGPPRRLQPSRFLSSVRPDYYEAVRYRSSW; from the coding sequence ATGGACTTTTTTGAAGCGGCAGAGGGCCCCGAGCCTCAGTTCACCTCCGGCATCAATTTCGAAGAGGAATTGAACGAGGAGCAATATGCCGCGGTGACGGCTCCTTTTGGCCCGTCTCTGGTTTTGGCGGGCGCCGGATCCGGGAAGACCCGAACTCTCACCTACCGGGTGGCCTGGCTTCTCGACCAAGGGGTGGACCCGAGCGCCATTCTTCTCCTCACCTTCACGAACAAGGCAGCACGGGAAATGTTGGATCGGGTGGCCGATCTTACCGGAGTTTCCTCCAAGCTTTTCTGGGGCGGCACCTTTCACCATATCGGCCAACGACTGTTGCGGAGATTTGGCGGACCCGTCGGAGTCAATCCCGGGTTTAACATCCTCGACCAAAGCGATTCCGAATCGCTCCTCTCGGATGTGATTCGCCGCGTTGACCCGAAATTTCTCAAGGACAAAAACAACCCGAAGCCGAAGGTTATCGCCAACCTCATCAGCTACGCGCGCAATACCTTGGAAGACGTCGGGGTGATGGCCCGCGAGCGCTACCCCTATCCTGCCAATCTGGGCCCGGACATCGGACGATTCGCCGCCGCCTATGAAAAGGAAAAGCGTAAGCAGGATGTCGCCGACTACGACGACCTCCTGGAACTCTGGCTCAAACTATTAAAGACGGATCCTTCCTTTCTGCACTACTGCACCCAGAAATTCGATCAGGTTCTCGTCGACGAATATCAGGACACCAACCGGCTTCAGGCCGCGATTGTCGACACCATCGGCTCGCACCACCGAGTCATGGCCGTGGGTGACGACTCCCAATGCATCTACACCTGGCGGGGGGCTGAGCTGAATAACATCATGACCTTCCCCGACCGTCATCCCGGCGGGAATATCTTCAAGATCGAGACGAATTACCGCAGCACCCCGCAAATTCTCTCCTTCGCCAACAGCGTCCTTGACGGCCACACCGGAGGAGGCTTCCGCAAAGAGCTGCGAGCCGTACGTCCGGATGGAAATAAGCCCATTCTCGTCTCCACGGTCGATACGACCCAACAGGCCGAATTCGTCATTCGCACAATTTCGCAAATGGTCGATAACGGTCGGAGTTACGGCGACATCGTCATCCTCTACCGGGCCCATTTCCAGGCAATGGACCTGCAGATGGAGCTATCGCGAACCGGCATCCCCTTCCAAATCACCAGCGGAGTCCGATTCTTCGAACAGGCCCACGTAAAGGACATCGTCGCCCAGATCCGCTTCGTGGCCAACCCACGCGACATCACCGCCTTCCTCCGCTTCGCCGGCCTCCTCCCTAAAGTGGGTCCCCGCACCGCCGAGAAACTGTACGCCTTCATCGTCGATTTTGCGGAGAAAAACCAACAGAACTTCTTCGATGTCCTTGGCGCCAAAGCCGTGGTGGCAAAGGTCCCTGCACCCGCCCGCGACGACTGGGAATCTCTGGCAACCACCCTGCGCGACTGTTATCACGCAGCGCACGACGAGAGCCCGGACGAAGTCGTTCGCCTCGCCGTCGAAGGCTGGTACGGCACCTACCTGCGGACTCTTTATCCCAACTGGAAATCCCGCGAGGAAGACCTGACTGGGGTCGTGGGGTTCGCCTCGCGATTCGAAGAGCTGAGCGAACTGCTCGCCCAGCTCATTCTTCTCAACTCGGAAGCGAGCGACCGTTCGATCGAGCCGGGAGAAGAGACGATCCGTTTAACCACCATCCACCAGTCCAAAGGCCTCGAATTCCCAGTGGTCTTCATCCTCGGCCTCGCCGACGGGATGTTCCCCCTGAATCGAGCCGTCGAAGAAGGGAATCTCGATGAGGAAACCCGCCTCTTCTACGTTTCGGTCACCCGCGCCCAAGACGAACTCTTCCTCTCCTACCCCATGGTCCAGTCACAAGGCGGCCCCCCACGTCGATTGCAACCCAGCCGCTTCCTCTCCTCCGTCCGCCCCGATTACTACGAGGCGGTGCGATACCGGAGTTCGTGGTAA
- a CDS encoding bile acid:sodium symporter family protein, translating into MKREGIMLTLTTRLFPIWALLGSALALVWPDPLVACKNAIVPLLAIIMLGMGLSLTWNEFREVFRTPKLLGIGMMLQFGIMPAAAYLIGTLLNLTPAELTGMVLVGASAGGTASNVICYLAGGRLALSVNLTLASTIAAIVLTPALTWLYLHQTVPVPAGAMLVSILKIVAAPVLVGTAINSALRSRLDSIRSVFPLLSVAAIVFIIAIIVALNRENLLHSGLLIFVAVILHNATGLGFGYGLSRLFRCDRITSRTIAIEVGMQNSGLSVTLALQYFSAAAALPGAIFSIWHNLSGSLLAAIWSGIGNPTETLPDR; encoded by the coding sequence ATGAAGAGAGAAGGAATCATGCTTACCCTGACGACCCGCCTTTTCCCGATCTGGGCCCTGCTCGGCTCGGCATTGGCCTTGGTCTGGCCCGATCCGCTTGTCGCCTGCAAGAACGCCATTGTTCCCTTGCTGGCGATCATCATGCTCGGAATGGGGCTATCGCTGACTTGGAATGAGTTTCGTGAGGTCTTTCGCACACCCAAGCTGCTTGGAATCGGCATGATGCTGCAGTTCGGGATCATGCCCGCTGCGGCCTATCTGATTGGAACCCTTCTGAACTTAACTCCGGCGGAACTGACGGGAATGGTCCTCGTCGGTGCGAGTGCCGGAGGGACCGCCTCCAACGTCATTTGCTACCTCGCCGGGGGACGACTGGCTCTTTCCGTAAACCTAACTCTCGCTTCGACCATCGCCGCCATCGTACTCACTCCGGCCCTCACTTGGCTCTACCTGCACCAAACGGTGCCAGTTCCCGCTGGAGCTATGCTCGTCAGCATTTTGAAAATCGTGGCCGCTCCTGTCCTTGTCGGGACCGCAATCAATTCGGCCCTCCGCAGTCGGCTCGACTCGATTCGCTCCGTTTTCCCCCTCCTCTCCGTCGCAGCGATTGTCTTCATCATCGCCATTATCGTCGCCCTCAACCGGGAGAACCTCTTGCACAGCGGTCTCCTGATCTTCGTCGCCGTCATTCTCCACAACGCCACGGGCTTAGGCTTCGGATACGGTCTCTCCCGTCTCTTCCGTTGTGATCGGATCACCAGCCGCACCATCGCCATCGAGGTGGGCATGCAGAACTCAGGCCTCAGCGTCACTCTTGCCCTCCAATATTTTTCGGCCGCGGCCGCCCTGCCCGGTGCCATTTTCAGTATCTGGCACAACCTGAGCGGAAGCCTCCTGGCGGCAATTTGGAGCGGGATAGGGAATCCGACAGAAACCTTACCGGACCGCTAG
- a CDS encoding ferritin — protein MTLDTKIEEALNHQINQEMAAAYSYLAASAWFDENNFDGFSKWMDLQRQEELEHAGKLIDYLHDRGGKLSLEAVQKPKAEFQSVMEVFESALRNEENNTRSIHALYKLSAEQDDYPTQSFLKWFIDEQVEEERTMNDAIGMLELAGDDRSALLVLNQQMGQRRPETD, from the coding sequence ATGACATTGGACACCAAAATTGAAGAAGCGCTAAATCACCAAATTAATCAAGAGATGGCTGCGGCCTATAGCTATTTGGCGGCCTCTGCTTGGTTCGATGAGAATAATTTCGACGGTTTCTCCAAATGGATGGATCTCCAGCGCCAGGAAGAATTAGAGCACGCTGGGAAGCTGATCGATTACTTGCACGACCGAGGCGGGAAACTCAGCCTGGAAGCGGTACAAAAACCGAAGGCCGAGTTTCAATCGGTCATGGAAGTTTTCGAGAGTGCTCTCCGCAACGAGGAGAATAATACGCGTTCGATTCACGCCCTCTACAAGCTATCGGCAGAACAAGACGACTATCCCACCCAGTCCTTCCTGAAGTGGTTTATCGACGAACAAGTCGAGGAGGAGAGGACGATGAATGATGCGATCGGAATGCTCGAACTCGCGGGTGATGACCGTTCTGCCCTTTTGGTTTTAAATCAGCAGATGGGCCAGCGCCGTCCGGAAACGGATTAA
- a CDS encoding DUF4136 domain-containing protein, translated as MRFAFYPALAALWFLSGCTTTPMVDYDHGASERLNTYTTFDLATRVNNGEFREVILSPIVDRRIERAIVETLEKRGYIRSSTEAEFLVAFDTITKTRTDIDSFIVTTGASPRSPFYGSIDTADVSYREYEEGTFVIDVIDNLSQELVWRGALSQRLGKDAPDQENIQKIITSILDQFPPQPKN; from the coding sequence ATGCGCTTCGCTTTTTATCCCGCCCTTGCAGCCTTATGGTTTCTCTCCGGATGCACCACGACACCTATGGTCGACTATGACCACGGAGCTTCGGAGCGATTGAACACTTACACGACTTTTGATCTAGCAACCCGGGTGAACAACGGAGAGTTCCGAGAAGTTATATTAAGCCCCATCGTCGACCGAAGGATTGAAAGAGCCATTGTTGAGACCCTCGAAAAGCGAGGATATATTCGGAGTTCGACCGAAGCCGAGTTCCTTGTCGCTTTTGACACGATCACAAAGACAAGGACCGATATCGATTCTTTCATCGTCACCACAGGCGCTTCTCCACGTTCACCATTCTACGGATCGATCGATACTGCCGATGTTTCCTACCGAGAGTATGAGGAAGGGACTTTTGTCATCGACGTGATTGACAACCTTTCCCAAGAACTGGTTTGGCGCGGAGCCCTGTCTCAGAGGCTTGGCAAGGATGCTCCCGATCAGGAAAATATTCAAAAAATCATTACCTCAATACTCGACCAATTCCCGCCACAACCGAAGAACTAA